GCTGCACCCGCCAGGGCGACGTGCCGTTGAGCGACCTGTGCGAGTTGACCGGCCACGTGCTTGAAGCCGGCTGCGATCTGGTTTCGCTCGGCGACACTACCGGCTATGCCAATCCCGGCCAGGTGGCGACCACCTTGCAGGCAGTTCGTACCATTGCCGGTGACACACTCAGGGCCGCGCATTTCCATGACACCCGCGGTTTGGCACTGGCCAACAGCCTGGTGGCGGTGCAGCTAGGCATCACTGAGCTTGATGCTTCGCTGGCCGGGTTGGGCGGTTGCCCGTTCGCGCCCGGCGCGTCCGGCAATACCGTGACCGAAGACCTGGTGTTCATGCTGCAAAGCATGGGCTACGACACCGGCATCGATCTGGCCGCACTGATTGCTTCACGGGATGTGCTGCGCCGCGCCTTACCGGACGAATCCCTCTACGGCTGCATTGCCCGGGCCGGACTGCCACTCAACTACACGCCTGTCGCCCACCGCGCTTGAGCCTGTCCGATCAAGGAACACGCTAATGTCCAGACTTCCATTGGACGGCATTCGTGTCGTCGAAATTTCGCATATGGTGATGGGGCCGACCTGCGGCATGATCCTGGGGGACCTCGGTGCCGAAGTGATCAAGATCGAGCCGACCCGGGGCGATGGCACGCGCCGCCTGTTGGGGGCTGGTGCCGGGTTCTTTCGCACCTTCAACCGCAACAAACAGTGCATCGCCGTCGACGTCAACACCCCCCAGGGACGCGACGCCGTGCTGGAACTCATCGACACCGCTGACGTGTTCATTGAGAACTTCAAACCCGGCCGCATGCAGGCACTTGGCTTTGGCTATGCCGCGATTCGTGAGCGTAACCCGCGCATCATCTATGCCTCGCACAAAGGCTTTCTCAACGGCCCCTACGACAATCGCCTGGCCTTGGACGAAGTGGTGCAGATGATGGCAGGACTGGCCTACATGACCGGCCCCGTCGGCAGACCGCTGCGTGCCGGCAGTTCAGTGAACGACATCATGGGCGGGATGTTCGGTGCCATCGGGGTGCTTGCCGCGCTCAACGACCGCAACGCCACCGGTGTCGGACGCGAGGTGCAGAGCGCGCTCTATGAAAACTGCGTATTGCTCGCCGCCCAACATATGCAGCAATACGCGGTGACCGGGCAGGCGGCCGCGCCGATGCCGAACCGCATCAGCGCCTGGGCGATCTATGACGTGTTCGAGTTCGCTGGCGGTGAGCAGATGTTCGTCGCCGCCACCGGCGAAGGTCAGTGGAACGCCTTGTGCCAGTTGCTGGGCCAAACCGCGCTGCTCGACGACCAGACTCTCGCTACCAACAACGACCGGGTGCTGCAACGCCCACGGCTGCTGGCGCACCTGGCTGAAGTCTTTGCGACCATGGACGCGCAGGCCCTGGCGCTGCAGCTCGAAGCCCACAGTATTCCCTTCGCACCGATTCGTCGCCCGCAAGAGTTGTTCGACGATCCTCACCTGCTGCAAAGCGGGGGGCTGGCGAATCTGGCGCTTGAAGACGGATCGTTCACTGCCATGCCATTGCTGCCGTTGTCCCTGGATGGCGAGCGTTTGCAACCACGTCGATCGATTCCGCGCATCGGCGAGCACACCTATACGGTTATGCGCGAATTGGGCTACAGCGATGAACGCATTGCCGCGCTGTGTGCTGCGGGTGTTCTGAAAACTGATGCGCAGGCCTGAGGAGAAGCTGCCATGGCTATCTATCAATACGACACGCTGATCCCCGCCATCCACGCCGAAACCTTCGTCGCTGACGATGCCACTGTGATCGGCAATGTCACGCTGGAGCAGGGCGTCAGTGTCTGGCCCCAGGCGGTCCTGAGGGGCGACAACGCACCGATTCGCATCGGTCAGCACAGCAA
Above is a genomic segment from Pseudomonas sp. R5-89-07 containing:
- a CDS encoding CaiB/BaiF CoA-transferase family protein — its product is MSRLPLDGIRVVEISHMVMGPTCGMILGDLGAEVIKIEPTRGDGTRRLLGAGAGFFRTFNRNKQCIAVDVNTPQGRDAVLELIDTADVFIENFKPGRMQALGFGYAAIRERNPRIIYASHKGFLNGPYDNRLALDEVVQMMAGLAYMTGPVGRPLRAGSSVNDIMGGMFGAIGVLAALNDRNATGVGREVQSALYENCVLLAAQHMQQYAVTGQAAAPMPNRISAWAIYDVFEFAGGEQMFVAATGEGQWNALCQLLGQTALLDDQTLATNNDRVLQRPRLLAHLAEVFATMDAQALALQLEAHSIPFAPIRRPQELFDDPHLLQSGGLANLALEDGSFTAMPLLPLSLDGERLQPRRSIPRIGEHTYTVMRELGYSDERIAALCAAGVLKTDAQA
- a CDS encoding hydroxymethylglutaryl-CoA lyase, producing the protein MTIITINEVGMRDGLQSLQVIMPTAAKCQWIDAAYAAGVRHMEVASFVPAKLLPQMADAKEVVAHALSYPDLLVSVLAPNLRGCRDALESGAHRIIAPVSVSAAHSLANVRRTPLEMVEELARMCQLRTEMGLHNVQLIAGMSVAFGCTRQGDVPLSDLCELTGHVLEAGCDLVSLGDTTGYANPGQVATTLQAVRTIAGDTLRAAHFHDTRGLALANSLVAVQLGITELDASLAGLGGCPFAPGASGNTVTEDLVFMLQSMGYDTGIDLAALIASRDVLRRALPDESLYGCIARAGLPLNYTPVAHRA